Proteins found in one Arthrobacter sp. U41 genomic segment:
- a CDS encoding nitronate monooxygenase — MPHALFGTRIIAAPMAGGTSTPAFVKAVHDAGGLGFLAAGYKSVEAMRAEIGSARAAGARFGMNLFVPDPAQLPPSGDVRAQLEEYRGRLRADALRYGVEIPPLRLDDDDHWPGKIEALLADPVELVSFAFGLPGAEVVRGLQRAGSTVLATVTTVGEALEAAGQGVDALVVQHSSAGGHSAAFQPRPAVPGAAPDAGDGESRPGTTAELLAQVRSAVGLPLVAAGGVMDRAGLDGVLAAGAQAAQLGTAFLRTDESGARQLHKDALASPRFTQTLLTRAFTGRPARALVNEFVRDHPDAPESYPAVHHLTAPLRAAAAAAGDPERLNLWAGTGWQQARTGSVAEVIAGLLG, encoded by the coding sequence ATGCCGCACGCCCTCTTCGGCACCCGCATCATTGCCGCCCCCATGGCCGGCGGGACATCCACGCCCGCCTTCGTAAAAGCCGTGCATGATGCCGGGGGCCTGGGCTTCCTCGCCGCGGGATACAAAAGCGTTGAGGCCATGCGGGCGGAGATCGGCAGCGCCCGGGCCGCCGGGGCACGGTTCGGCATGAACCTCTTCGTCCCCGATCCGGCCCAGCTGCCACCGTCCGGGGACGTGCGGGCGCAGCTCGAGGAGTACCGCGGCCGGCTGCGGGCCGATGCCTTGCGGTACGGGGTGGAGATCCCGCCGCTGCGGCTCGACGACGACGACCACTGGCCGGGCAAGATCGAGGCACTCCTGGCTGATCCGGTGGAACTGGTCAGCTTCGCGTTCGGGCTGCCCGGCGCCGAGGTGGTGCGCGGCCTTCAGCGGGCCGGTTCCACCGTGCTGGCCACCGTCACCACGGTGGGCGAGGCGCTTGAGGCCGCCGGGCAGGGCGTGGATGCGCTGGTGGTGCAGCATTCGAGCGCCGGCGGCCACAGCGCGGCCTTCCAGCCTCGGCCCGCGGTTCCCGGTGCCGCCCCGGACGCCGGGGACGGTGAGAGCCGGCCAGGCACGACGGCGGAGCTGCTCGCCCAGGTGCGGTCCGCCGTCGGGCTCCCGCTGGTTGCCGCCGGCGGGGTGATGGACCGGGCGGGGTTGGACGGGGTGCTGGCCGCGGGGGCACAGGCAGCCCAGCTGGGCACCGCGTTCCTCCGCACGGACGAAAGCGGCGCCCGGCAGCTGCACAAGGACGCCCTCGCCAGCCCGCGCTTCACGCAGACCCTGCTGACGCGGGCCTTCACCGGACGGCCGGCCCGGGCGCTGGTCAATGAGTTTGTCCGCGACCACCCCGACGCCCCGGAGTCCTACCCTGCCGTGCATCACCTCACTGCCCCGCTGCGCGCGGCTGCGGCCGCCGCCGGGGATCCGGAGCGGCTGAACCTCTGGGCCGGGACCGGCTGGCAGCAGGCCCGGACCGGCTCCGTGGCGGAGGTCATCGCGGGGCTGCTGGGCTGA
- a CDS encoding trans-sulfuration enzyme family protein, whose translation MLSQDSLAVHAGRNGLTELGVHAVPIDLSTTAPLPSVHDGGLAYEHMATGGAHVEGQSTVYQRLWNPTVARFEEGVAVLEDTPEAVAFATGMAALTAVLLAVVAAGKQHVVAVRPLYGGSDYLLASGVLGNDVTFTTPEGVHAALRPDTGLVILETPANPSLELVDIARVAAAADSVPLLVDNTFASPILQRPFLHGAAMVLHSATKFLGGHGDAMGGVVAAGPEWTTRLRQIRAVTGGILTPWPAYLLHRGLATLPVRVRAQQASAQKVAVALAGHGLVRRVFYPGLPECDPQGLIGTQMAGPGSLIAFEVGGAEHAERVPSAVGMITHAVSLGGIDTLIQHPAGLTHRPVAADAKPHASLLRVSVGLEDASDVVADLVQAIEATR comes from the coding sequence GTGCTTTCTCAAGACTCGCTGGCCGTCCACGCCGGCCGTAACGGCCTCACTGAACTGGGCGTGCACGCAGTACCGATCGATCTCTCCACCACCGCGCCGCTTCCCTCGGTGCACGACGGCGGTCTCGCCTATGAGCACATGGCCACCGGCGGCGCCCATGTGGAGGGTCAGAGCACCGTTTACCAGCGGCTGTGGAATCCCACCGTGGCCCGGTTCGAGGAGGGCGTCGCCGTCCTCGAGGACACCCCCGAGGCTGTGGCGTTCGCCACCGGCATGGCCGCGCTCACCGCGGTGCTGCTCGCCGTCGTCGCCGCCGGAAAGCAGCACGTCGTCGCGGTACGCCCCTTGTACGGCGGAAGCGACTACCTGCTGGCCTCAGGGGTGCTCGGCAACGACGTCACGTTCACCACCCCGGAGGGCGTGCACGCCGCGCTCCGCCCCGACACCGGCCTGGTGATCCTCGAAACGCCGGCCAACCCGAGCCTGGAGCTCGTCGATATCGCCCGGGTGGCCGCGGCCGCGGACAGTGTCCCGCTTCTGGTCGACAACACCTTCGCCAGCCCGATCCTGCAGCGCCCCTTTCTCCACGGTGCCGCCATGGTGCTGCACAGCGCCACGAAGTTCCTCGGCGGACACGGCGACGCCATGGGCGGCGTGGTGGCCGCGGGGCCCGAGTGGACCACCAGGCTGCGCCAGATCCGGGCTGTCACCGGCGGCATCCTCACACCCTGGCCTGCCTACCTGCTCCACCGCGGCCTGGCCACGCTGCCGGTCCGGGTGCGCGCACAGCAGGCGAGCGCGCAGAAGGTCGCCGTCGCCCTGGCCGGGCACGGGCTCGTGCGGCGTGTTTTCTATCCGGGGCTGCCGGAGTGCGACCCGCAGGGGCTGATCGGGACGCAGATGGCCGGTCCCGGTTCGCTGATCGCCTTCGAGGTGGGCGGCGCCGAGCACGCCGAACGGGTCCCTTCCGCCGTCGGCATGATCACCCATGCGGTCTCACTTGGCGGCATCGACACCCTGATCCAGCACCCGGCGGGGCTGACCCACCGGCCGGTCGCCGCCGATGCCAAACCGCATGCCAGCCTGCTGCGCGTGTCGGTGGGCCTGGAGGACGCCTCCGACGTCGTGGCCGACCTGGTGCAGGCAATCGAAGCAACCCGTTAG
- the corA gene encoding magnesium/cobalt transporter CorA gives MTIIDNAVYVDGVRSAEPQSLEQTFATLSQHGGMAWIGLYRPTEDEMAAVAAEFGLHSLAVEDAISAHQRPKLERYDDILFTVLRPARYLDATETVEFGELHVFTGSNFVVTVRHAETGGVAQVRRKLERHPDLLCHGPEAVLYALMDQVVDDYLPVVAGLENDIDEIEDQLFSGDSTVSRRIYELAREVIQFQRAIHPLPAMTQLLRRGFEKYQVKPELQHNLRDVEDHVERLISRADSFRDLLQNALTLDGTLTANRQNEASAEQNEQVKKISSWAAIFFAPSVVAGVYGMNFERMPELQWSFGYPMAIGLMAATAALMYGVFKKKGWL, from the coding sequence GTGACTATCATCGATAACGCCGTCTACGTTGACGGCGTCCGCAGCGCCGAGCCGCAGAGCCTCGAGCAGACCTTTGCGACCCTGAGCCAGCACGGCGGGATGGCGTGGATCGGCCTCTACCGGCCCACGGAGGACGAAATGGCCGCGGTCGCGGCCGAGTTCGGGCTGCACAGCCTCGCCGTGGAAGATGCCATTTCGGCCCACCAGCGCCCCAAACTCGAACGCTACGACGACATCCTCTTCACCGTGCTGCGGCCCGCGCGGTACCTGGATGCGACTGAAACCGTGGAATTCGGCGAACTCCACGTGTTCACCGGCAGCAACTTCGTCGTCACCGTCCGGCACGCCGAAACCGGCGGGGTGGCACAGGTGCGGCGGAAACTGGAGCGGCACCCCGATCTCCTGTGCCACGGACCGGAGGCAGTGCTCTACGCCCTGATGGACCAGGTGGTGGACGACTACCTCCCCGTCGTGGCGGGGCTGGAGAACGATATCGACGAGATCGAGGACCAGCTGTTCAGCGGCGATTCCACGGTTTCCCGGCGGATCTACGAACTGGCCCGCGAGGTCATCCAGTTCCAGCGCGCCATCCACCCGCTCCCCGCCATGACGCAGCTGCTGCGGCGCGGCTTCGAAAAGTACCAGGTGAAACCCGAGCTCCAGCACAACCTCCGCGACGTCGAAGACCATGTGGAGCGGCTGATCTCCCGCGCTGATTCCTTTCGGGACCTCCTGCAGAACGCCCTCACCCTCGACGGCACGCTCACGGCCAACCGACAGAACGAGGCCAGCGCCGAGCAGAATGAGCAGGTCAAGAAAATTTCGTCCTGGGCGGCCATTTTCTTCGCACCCTCGGTTGTTGCCGGCGTCTACGGGATGAATTTTGAGCGGATGCCCGAACTGCAATGGAGCTTCGGCTATCCGATGGCCATCGGGCTGATGGCCGCCACCGCGGCGCTGATGTACGGGGTCTTCAAAAAGAAGGGGTGGCTCTAA
- a CDS encoding Lrp/AsnC family transcriptional regulator: MSSSAKNLRPGAGAGEPLDAIDERLLAALVADARISNKQLAELVGIAPSTALMRTRALSERGIIQGFEAKLSLSAIGRSVQALIAVRLRAHDREQIDRFTARVPKLPAVLSTFHTSGSVDYLLHIAVATTEDLRDWVLDNLATDPVVGHTETTLVFDHIQGNLGPLPD, from the coding sequence GTGAGTAGCAGTGCGAAGAATCTTCGGCCCGGAGCGGGTGCCGGCGAGCCGCTGGATGCTATCGACGAGCGCCTGCTCGCGGCCCTCGTCGCCGATGCCCGAATCTCCAACAAGCAGCTGGCCGAGCTGGTCGGCATTGCGCCGTCCACGGCCCTGATGCGCACCAGGGCGCTTTCGGAGCGCGGGATCATCCAGGGCTTCGAGGCGAAGCTGAGCCTGTCCGCGATCGGCCGCTCCGTCCAGGCCCTCATCGCGGTCAGGCTCCGCGCCCACGACCGCGAGCAGATCGACCGCTTTACCGCCCGGGTCCCGAAACTCCCGGCCGTGCTCTCGACTTTCCACACCTCGGGTTCGGTGGACTACCTGCTGCACATCGCCGTCGCCACCACCGAGGACCTCCGCGACTGGGTGCTGGACAATCTGGCGACCGACCCGGTCGTGGGCCATACCGAAACAACCCTGGTTTTCGACCACATCCAGGGCAACCTGGGCCCGCTGCCCGACTGA
- a CDS encoding LysR family transcriptional regulator gives MDVEHKQLVQLLPLLPLLAELGRTQHITATAEVLGLPQSTVSRGIARASSIIGTELLIRDGRGVRLTPAAKALLPHIEAALGEFQTGLDLVRHESEVVRGRIAVSFQHTFGEAMLPLLISAFRSRHPQPAFDLSQGARDGCLAELAAGDADLALTAPVAAPSRLISSAALYREPLRLVVHHRHPLAGRRRARLSEIRQDPFVAMGPGYGMRSLTDALFREAGFRPRIAFESQDSHTARGLVSAGLGVSILPPGGMAPGRHTPAQSGDLGWVELALDSGLAFREIGLAWRERRGGPDAEPDPVRLFRELVLSEGPALLAGFVRGRSGS, from the coding sequence ATGGACGTGGAGCACAAGCAGCTGGTCCAACTGCTTCCGCTGCTGCCCCTGCTGGCCGAACTCGGGCGCACGCAGCACATCACGGCGACCGCCGAAGTGCTGGGACTGCCCCAGTCGACGGTCAGCCGGGGAATCGCCCGGGCCAGCAGCATCATCGGGACGGAGCTGCTGATCCGCGACGGCCGCGGCGTTCGGCTGACTCCCGCCGCCAAGGCGCTCCTGCCCCACATCGAGGCTGCGCTGGGCGAGTTCCAGACCGGACTGGACCTGGTCCGGCACGAGTCGGAGGTGGTGCGCGGCAGGATCGCGGTGTCCTTCCAGCACACGTTCGGCGAGGCGATGCTGCCGCTGCTGATCAGCGCCTTCCGCAGCCGGCATCCCCAGCCGGCCTTCGACCTCAGCCAGGGCGCGCGGGACGGCTGCCTGGCGGAACTGGCCGCCGGCGACGCGGACCTGGCCCTGACCGCCCCGGTCGCGGCGCCGAGCCGGCTGATCTCCTCGGCAGCCCTGTACCGGGAACCCCTGCGGCTGGTTGTCCACCACCGGCACCCCCTCGCCGGGCGCCGCCGCGCGCGCCTGTCGGAGATCCGGCAGGACCCGTTCGTCGCCATGGGCCCGGGCTACGGCATGCGCTCGCTGACGGACGCGCTGTTCCGGGAAGCGGGTTTCCGTCCGCGCATCGCTTTCGAGAGCCAGGACTCCCATACGGCCAGGGGGCTCGTCTCGGCAGGACTCGGGGTGAGCATCCTTCCGCCAGGCGGGATGGCCCCCGGCCGCCACACCCCGGCGCAGTCCGGCGACCTCGGCTGGGTGGAGCTGGCCCTGGATTCAGGCCTTGCCTTCCGGGAGATCGGCCTGGCCTGGCGGGAACGACGCGGGGGACCGGACGCCGAGCCGGACCCGGTGCGGCTGTTCCGGGAGCTGGTGCTCAGCGAAGGCCCGGCACTGCTGGCCGGCTTCGTCCGTGGCCGCTCCGGCAGCTGA
- a CDS encoding MFS transporter, protein MPRLPPLRRRAATGQVPPGPAGGARTGTGSGTSPGTSPGAAPGADAVAAAWPGHPKGSTAYRKILAGLAFAGVATFAQLYSTQAVLPMMAAELQVTAAEAALTISLATVGLAVTVLPWSFLADRVGRVRAMMWGISAATVLGLLVPLASSFPMLLGLRMLEGMALGGIPAIAIAYLNEEVDKAHAALAAGTYVAGTTLGGLAGRLLAGFVGELWGWRAGALAVSLLAAAAAALFLVLVPQARGFTAAAASGFRGALRTLAGHGRNPRLLALYVQAFLLMGGFVAVYNYLGFRLSGEPFSLPATIISLIFLAYLSGTVSARWAGALTARFGRRTVLIAGTVLMAAGLALTLTELLALIMVGLLLFTAGFFAAHSVGAGWTGVIATTGRAQAASLYNLAYYLGSSVIGWAGGLVFQSLGWTALALTVIGLACTTAVITAVVHPARPAAASRAELK, encoded by the coding sequence ATGCCTCGACTTCCGCCGCTCCGCCGCCGCGCTGCCACCGGCCAGGTCCCGCCGGGCCCCGCCGGCGGCGCCCGGACCGGGACCGGTTCCGGCACCTCCCCCGGAACTTCCCCCGGCGCCGCACCCGGGGCGGACGCCGTTGCTGCCGCGTGGCCGGGGCACCCGAAGGGGTCCACGGCCTACCGCAAGATTCTCGCAGGACTGGCGTTCGCCGGCGTCGCCACCTTTGCCCAGCTGTATTCCACCCAGGCGGTGCTGCCGATGATGGCGGCGGAGCTGCAGGTCACGGCGGCCGAGGCGGCGCTGACCATCTCGCTGGCCACCGTGGGGCTGGCCGTGACAGTGCTTCCGTGGTCCTTCCTGGCCGACCGGGTCGGCCGGGTCCGGGCCATGATGTGGGGCATCTCTGCCGCCACGGTCCTGGGCCTGCTGGTGCCGCTCGCTTCCAGCTTCCCCATGCTGCTGGGCCTGCGGATGCTCGAAGGCATGGCACTGGGCGGCATCCCCGCCATCGCCATCGCCTACCTCAATGAGGAGGTCGACAAGGCCCACGCCGCGCTGGCGGCCGGAACGTACGTCGCCGGCACCACCCTGGGTGGACTCGCCGGCCGGCTGCTGGCCGGGTTCGTCGGCGAACTCTGGGGTTGGCGGGCCGGGGCCCTGGCCGTCTCGCTCCTGGCGGCCGCGGCCGCCGCGCTGTTCCTTGTCCTGGTGCCGCAGGCCCGTGGCTTCACGGCCGCGGCCGCCAGCGGCTTCCGCGGGGCACTCCGGACGCTGGCCGGCCACGGCCGGAATCCGAGGCTGCTGGCACTCTACGTCCAGGCGTTCCTGCTGATGGGCGGCTTCGTGGCCGTTTACAACTACCTCGGCTTCCGGCTCTCCGGTGAGCCTTTCAGCCTTCCGGCCACCATCATCAGCCTGATCTTCCTGGCCTACCTCTCCGGAACAGTGTCCGCCCGCTGGGCCGGCGCACTGACAGCGCGGTTCGGGCGGCGCACGGTGCTGATCGCAGGAACGGTCCTGATGGCCGCGGGCCTGGCCCTGACGCTGACGGAACTGCTGGCGCTCATCATGGTGGGCCTGCTGCTGTTCACCGCAGGCTTTTTCGCGGCGCACAGCGTCGGCGCGGGCTGGACCGGTGTCATTGCAACCACCGGCCGGGCACAGGCGGCCTCGCTCTACAATCTCGCCTACTACCTCGGATCCAGCGTCATCGGCTGGGCCGGCGGGCTGGTGTTCCAGTCGCTGGGCTGGACGGCCCTGGCGCTGACCGTGATCGGGCTTGCCTGCACGACGGCGGTGATCACCGCCGTCGTGCATCCCGCCCGGCCGGCGGCTGCGTCGCGGGCCGAACTCAAATAG
- a CDS encoding Lrp/AsnC family transcriptional regulator, with the protein MNSLDPTDLKILLELIRDPRIQIGELSETLGIARNTAQSRVRRMQRSGLLHDGGREIDLEAVGYDVVAFVTIEVTHRELDGVVGALRLIAQVLEVHEISGRGDVWCRVVATDTHNLQSALRSILRIKGVIRTETVLALHTHIQYRTEPLISRLAQGSSLAPSRPK; encoded by the coding sequence TTGAACAGTCTGGACCCCACCGACCTGAAGATCCTGCTGGAACTGATCCGGGATCCGCGGATCCAGATCGGTGAACTCAGCGAAACGCTGGGCATCGCACGCAACACCGCGCAGTCCCGGGTGCGGCGCATGCAGCGTTCCGGTTTGCTGCACGACGGCGGCCGCGAAATAGATCTTGAAGCGGTGGGTTATGACGTGGTCGCCTTCGTCACGATCGAGGTCACCCACCGGGAACTGGACGGTGTCGTGGGCGCCCTGCGCCTGATCGCCCAGGTCCTGGAAGTCCACGAGATCTCAGGTCGCGGCGATGTGTGGTGCCGCGTGGTGGCCACCGACACCCACAACCTGCAGTCCGCTTTGCGCTCCATCCTTCGGATCAAGGGCGTCATCCGGACCGAAACCGTCCTCGCCCTGCACACACACATCCAGTACCGCACCGAACCGCTGATCAGCCGGCTGGCCCAAGGCAGCTCGCTGGCCCCCTCCCGTCCAAAATGA
- a CDS encoding MFS transporter → MTVFSELRMRPATADRWGWDASTTARLVMAGVVIFTLLVGANLATPLYPLLQAKLGITALDVTVAFSAYVLALVATLILAGHWSDHIGRRAALVLAVLVGLAGGSVFAMADSLFALCAGRALQGVAVALATGASSAALRELLPSRPEWASRFTLLASAGGVAAGPAIGGVLSLLPGPTSTPYYLHSLVLAALLVPLYLLKARPAITSVSGPQPLSVLAPRRPSVSSEARGAFWLASSVGFLSFTVFGFCLSLAPGYFAQIVHADSRPLIGLLAGLTLGSSALSQLVAVRGRFVVPVGLGMLAVSVLLIAAAAAWNSPWLLIVASVTAGFGQGVSFRTVFNDVAGKVEPARHAQIISTVYVITYLGSAFPVIGLGLAAGVVGLQTAVAGFVVLCSLAAAVLAVITLRGALRRA, encoded by the coding sequence ATGACTGTCTTCAGCGAACTTCGCATGCGCCCGGCCACGGCAGACCGCTGGGGCTGGGATGCTTCCACCACCGCACGGCTGGTAATGGCCGGCGTCGTGATCTTCACGCTGCTGGTCGGCGCGAATCTTGCCACACCGCTCTATCCGCTGCTGCAGGCCAAACTCGGCATCACCGCCCTGGACGTGACGGTCGCCTTCTCCGCTTACGTTCTGGCGCTGGTGGCCACCCTGATCCTGGCCGGCCACTGGTCGGACCATATCGGCCGCCGGGCCGCCCTGGTCCTCGCGGTGCTGGTGGGCCTCGCCGGCGGCTCCGTCTTTGCCATGGCGGACAGCCTGTTCGCGTTGTGTGCCGGCCGGGCCCTGCAGGGCGTCGCGGTGGCTCTCGCCACGGGCGCCAGTTCGGCGGCCCTGCGAGAGTTGCTGCCCAGCCGTCCCGAGTGGGCCTCGCGGTTTACCCTGCTGGCTTCCGCCGGGGGAGTGGCGGCCGGTCCGGCGATCGGGGGAGTCCTCTCGCTGCTTCCGGGGCCGACTTCCACGCCGTATTACCTGCATTCCCTGGTCCTGGCGGCGCTGCTGGTTCCGCTGTACCTGCTCAAGGCCCGGCCGGCCATCACCTCGGTCTCCGGTCCGCAGCCGTTGAGCGTGCTGGCGCCCCGCCGGCCGTCGGTGTCCAGTGAGGCGCGCGGGGCCTTCTGGCTGGCGTCCTCGGTGGGGTTCCTCAGCTTCACCGTGTTCGGCTTCTGCCTGTCCCTGGCGCCGGGTTATTTCGCGCAGATCGTGCACGCCGATTCGCGTCCGCTGATCGGCCTGCTGGCGGGACTGACCCTCGGGTCCTCCGCACTGAGCCAGCTGGTCGCCGTGCGGGGACGCTTCGTGGTGCCGGTCGGACTTGGCATGCTGGCAGTGTCTGTGTTGCTGATCGCGGCGGCTGCCGCCTGGAACAGCCCCTGGCTGCTTATTGTTGCGAGCGTCACCGCCGGATTTGGACAGGGTGTGTCGTTCCGGACCGTCTTCAACGATGTCGCCGGAAAGGTCGAGCCCGCACGCCACGCCCAGATCATCAGCACCGTCTACGTCATCACCTACCTCGGCAGTGCCTTTCCCGTCATCGGGCTGGGGCTCGCCGCCGGGGTCGTCGGCCTGCAGACGGCGGTCGCCGGCTTCGTGGTGCTGTGTTCCCTCGCGGCGGCCGTCCTCGCCGTGATCACGCTGCGGGGGGCGTTGCGCCGGGCCTGA